The genomic segment ATATAATGAATCAAGGAACGATGTCGATTCAAGTTTGAGGATATTaagtattttaaaaatatcatcAATTATTAAAGATGGAGATATATCTAATTGTAAAGagttaattttaaaaaatagaaatatagAAGAATGCGAAGAATTAtatcaaatgaaaaatttacaaaaaattgATTTAAGCGAGAATAAATTAAAGGATTTAAAGATGGTTGAAATGAATTTAAATTTACAACAAATAATACtacaaaagaatataatagataatataaattatttaaataatataaataacttgacatatttaaatttgtcctataataaaattaaaataatagatCATATTTgccaattaaaaaatattaagacATTAATATTAGCATATAATGAAATAGAAAAGGTTCCGAATTTATCAAGTTTACAAAATTTAGaagtattaatattaaaaaataatatgatagaAAAATTTACGAAACCAGCTAAAGAAATGAGAcatcttaaaaaaatatccctctcttttaataaaataagagaATTCTATTTTGGTTCTCATTTTTCTCAAATATACGAATTAAggttaaataataacaagctaataaatattagcaaggatattatatatatgacaaaTTTAAAACTTTTatgtatacaaaataattttattataaatcaagattttttaaattatttaagtcaattaaattatttaaaaaatatcgtACTTTCAGATAAtcccttttttaaaaaaatgaatgttcatttattaaatgaattaatcaaaaaattaaaatatttaaaaaatatcaacTTTGTTCCAATACCTCCAAATAGGAAATTTGTAAATTTTCCTTTTGAttcatcaaaaaaaaataatttcttaaatgatgaaaatttaaATCATATGGATTGTAAACCAAAATTTGAGCAAGAAACAAAacactataaaaaaaaaatactacCAGTCAACAAAAATAGTCACaatatttttaagaaaaaagagAGAAACTAattcatattaaatatatatatatatatatatatatatatatatatgaatatatgctttttttatttttttttttttttgtatatatattccttttttaatagaacaaaattttttttttttttttttttttttttttttacacatgaatatataatatatacatatctgaaaatatgtatatattttatttgttaaattaaaattgaaTAAACACATGGtcgtatatatttatttgtttatttatttatttttaatttgaaaataataattctatttttattttatttaaaaaatatgaaactattatatatattaaaaatatatgtcaAAGCCCCATATAACATGTAAAAAGTGCTTTTTGAtgttggttttttttttttttttttttttttaagtttatCTTTTTTGATACTAGAATtatgaaattatttttttacaattgtgctaaaaaaggaaatagaaaaaaaatataacatggtaatttattatttataaaggTGTCAATTAATAAgtaacaataaataaataaataaatatatatatatatatatatatatatatatatatatatatatttatatttatatttatatttataattatttatttatttttatttttcgatgagtaaatattttttgtgtaaattaaaaaatcgA from the Plasmodium falciparum 3D7 genome assembly, chromosome: 14 genome contains:
- a CDS encoding leucine-rich repeat protein, producing the protein MNETYNESRNDVDSSLRILSILKISSIIKDGDISNCKELILKNRNIEECEELYQMKNLQKIDLSENKLKDLKMVEMNLNLQQIILQKNIIDNINYLNNINNLTYLNLSYNKIKIIDHICQLKNIKTLILAYNEIEKVPNLSSLQNLEVLILKNNMIEKFTKPAKEMRHLKKISLSFNKIREFYFGSHFSQIYELRLNNNKLINISKDIIYMTNLKLLCIQNNFIINQDFLNYLSQLNYLKNIVLSDNPFFKKMNVHLLNELIKKLKYLKNINFVPIPPNRKFVNFPFDSSKKNNFLNDENLNHMDCKPKFEQETKHYKKKILPVNKNSHNIFKKKERN